The proteins below come from a single Dinghuibacter silviterrae genomic window:
- a CDS encoding NADH-quinone oxidoreductase subunit N, producing MNVLILSTIWGIVMMFSGLVFKKGGYATYLAIAGALVLLLGSIGDVSNVVITHSTFGGMLSFDGFTELFLSVILVATLFYFLLSGREIEAVGNGGFDYYALIFFVITGITLSASYNNLLMLFLGIEILSIPLYILTGSDKKNLKSNEASLKYFLMGSFITGVMLLGITLIYGDTGSFNLGPAASPFGMMAASLPVLSKVGLLLLMFAMAFKVSAAPFHFWTPDVYDGAPTVFSSFMATIVKAGGFIAFLRLFGDGYANTQYSWGSAMLVLIVLTLLIGNLTAVFQQSAKRMMAYSSIAQAGFMLMAVYSHNTEATDGFLVYTASYCLATVGVFATLSKVKDHAYEGFNGLAKKEPLLALTTAICLLSLAGIPLTGGFLGKYYMLYALIKSGQGPYMLVFAVLCAAVSVYYYFRLIQAMYFKEGNPATAPVSTGLKVGMVGLTVLIILLGIMPYDLLINWKLFF from the coding sequence ATGAACGTACTAATACTGTCAACCATCTGGGGCATTGTGATGATGTTTAGCGGCCTTGTTTTCAAAAAAGGCGGCTATGCTACGTACCTCGCCATTGCCGGCGCCCTCGTTTTGCTGCTGGGCTCGATTGGCGACGTGAGCAATGTGGTGATCACACACTCGACCTTCGGTGGAATGCTGTCCTTCGACGGGTTCACCGAGCTGTTCCTTTCGGTGATCCTGGTGGCGACCTTATTTTATTTCCTGTTGTCCGGACGGGAAATCGAGGCGGTGGGCAACGGGGGCTTTGACTACTATGCGCTGATCTTTTTCGTTATAACGGGGATCACCCTGTCCGCTTCTTACAATAACCTGCTGATGCTTTTCTTAGGCATCGAGATCCTGTCTATCCCCTTGTATATCCTGACCGGGTCGGACAAAAAGAACCTGAAAAGCAACGAGGCTTCCCTGAAGTATTTCCTGATGGGGTCGTTCATCACCGGCGTCATGCTGCTGGGTATCACGCTGATCTACGGGGATACGGGCAGCTTTAACCTCGGACCGGCCGCTTCTCCTTTCGGGATGATGGCGGCGTCGCTTCCCGTGTTGTCGAAGGTGGGTTTGCTACTGCTGATGTTTGCCATGGCCTTTAAGGTCTCGGCCGCACCCTTCCACTTCTGGACGCCGGACGTGTACGACGGCGCCCCCACGGTGTTTTCCTCTTTTATGGCCACCATCGTCAAGGCGGGTGGTTTTATCGCTTTCCTGAGGCTTTTCGGGGACGGTTATGCGAACACCCAGTATTCCTGGGGCAGCGCCATGCTGGTCCTGATCGTCCTCACCCTGCTGATCGGCAACCTGACCGCGGTTTTTCAGCAAAGCGCCAAGCGGATGATGGCCTATTCCAGCATTGCCCAGGCCGGTTTTATGCTCATGGCCGTGTACAGTCACAATACCGAAGCCACCGACGGTTTCCTGGTGTACACCGCCTCCTATTGCCTGGCGACGGTCGGCGTCTTTGCTACCTTGAGCAAGGTGAAGGACCATGCTTATGAAGGCTTTAACGGACTTGCCAAAAAGGAGCCGCTCCTGGCGCTTACGACGGCGATCTGTCTGTTGTCCCTGGCGGGGATACCGCTCACGGGCGGATTCCTTGGGAAATATTACATGCTGTATGCGCTGATCAAGAGCGGGCAGGGGCCCTATATGCTGGTCTTTGCGGTCCTTTGCGCGGCGGTCAGCGTGTATTACTACTTCCGGCTGATCCAGGCGATGTACTTCAAGGAAGGCAATCCGGCGACGGCGCCCGTCAGCACCGGGCTGAAGGTCGGTATGGTCGGGTTGACCGTTTTGATCATCCTGCTGGGGATCATGCCGTATGACCTGCTCATCAACTGGAAACTTTTCTTCTAG